In the Kitasatospora terrestris genome, one interval contains:
- a CDS encoding aminodeoxychorismate/anthranilate synthase component II yields MTSAGRQPRILVVDNYDSFVFNLVQYLYQLGATCEVVRNDEVTVEHAVPRDGGAGFDGVLLSPGPGTPEEAGVCVDMVHHCASVGLPVFGVCLGLQSIAVAYGAVVGRAPELLHGKTSLVEHEDGGVFAGLPAPMTATRYHSLAVDPATVPEELVVTARTEGSGVIMGLRHRELPVEGVQFHPESVLTEGGHRMLANWLAECGFPEAVGRSAGLAPVIGRG; encoded by the coding sequence ATGACCTCCGCCGGCCGCCAGCCCCGGATCCTCGTGGTCGACAACTACGACAGCTTCGTCTTCAACCTCGTCCAGTACCTGTACCAGCTGGGCGCCACCTGCGAGGTGGTGCGCAACGACGAGGTGACGGTGGAGCACGCGGTGCCCCGCGACGGCGGGGCCGGCTTCGACGGGGTGCTGCTCTCCCCCGGCCCGGGGACGCCGGAGGAGGCCGGGGTGTGCGTGGACATGGTCCACCACTGCGCCTCGGTCGGGCTGCCGGTGTTCGGGGTGTGCCTGGGCCTGCAGTCGATCGCGGTGGCGTACGGCGCGGTGGTCGGCCGGGCGCCGGAGCTGCTGCACGGCAAGACCTCGCTGGTCGAGCACGAGGACGGCGGGGTGTTCGCGGGCCTGCCCGCGCCGATGACCGCGACCCGGTACCACTCGCTGGCCGTCGACCCGGCGACCGTGCCCGAGGAGCTGGTGGTCACCGCCCGGACCGAGGGCAGCGGCGTGATCATGGGCCTGCGGCACCGGGAGCTCCCGGTGGAGGGCGTGCAGTTCCACCCGGAGTCGGTGCTGACCGAGGGCGGGCACCGGATGCTGGCCAACTGGCTGGCCGAGTGCGGCTTCCCGGAGGCGGTGGGCCGGTCGGCCGGCCTGGCCCCGGTGATCGGGCGGGGCTGA
- a CDS encoding cyclopropane-fatty-acyl-phospholipid synthase family protein, with the protein MAELAKQLTTAVEGLLGLPLPLRLRAWDGSLAGPAGAPTVVLRNRRAARRLLWQPGELGLARAYVSGDLEIGPGDDLYEVLDAVAAFAEHPRIRQLKLGPREVLGPRGRALLGTALRAGLVGPQPAPPAEEARRHRGPLHSRLRDRAAISHHYDVGNDYYGLVLGPSMVYSCAYWTPEAKSLEAAQEAKLDLICRKLGLRPGMRLLDVGCGWGSLVLHAARHHGVHAVGVSISTEQVALARHRVAEAGLDDRIEIRLQDYREIPDGPFDAVSSVGMAEHVGAAQYLAYATHLYELLTPGGRLLNHQIARRPTPPGEDYRPSPFIDRYVFPDGELSPVGTTVSLLEESGFEVRDVESLREHYGLTLREWVANLEAHWPEAVRLAGRGRARVWRLYMAASALAFEQNRIGINQVLAVHPGPDGASGLPATRAQWLAAPADLHRSAGPADTDLGDRPSVR; encoded by the coding sequence ATGGCTGAGCTCGCGAAGCAACTGACCACCGCGGTGGAGGGCCTGCTCGGCCTGCCGCTGCCACTGCGCCTGCGGGCCTGGGACGGCTCGCTCGCCGGCCCCGCCGGCGCGCCCACGGTGGTGCTGCGCAACCGGCGGGCCGCCCGCCGCCTGCTCTGGCAGCCCGGCGAACTCGGCCTGGCCCGCGCGTACGTCTCCGGAGACCTGGAGATCGGCCCCGGCGACGACCTGTACGAGGTCCTGGACGCGGTCGCGGCCTTCGCCGAGCACCCGCGGATCCGGCAGCTGAAGCTCGGCCCGCGCGAGGTCCTCGGGCCGCGCGGACGCGCCCTGCTCGGCACCGCGCTGCGCGCCGGCCTCGTCGGCCCGCAGCCCGCTCCCCCGGCCGAGGAGGCCCGCCGCCACCGCGGCCCGCTGCACAGCCGGCTGCGCGACCGCGCCGCGATCAGCCACCACTACGACGTCGGCAACGACTACTACGGGCTCGTCCTCGGCCCCTCGATGGTCTACTCGTGCGCCTACTGGACCCCCGAGGCCAAGAGCCTGGAGGCCGCCCAGGAGGCCAAGCTCGACCTGATCTGCCGCAAGCTCGGCCTGCGGCCCGGCATGCGCCTGCTGGACGTCGGCTGCGGCTGGGGCTCGCTGGTGCTGCACGCCGCCCGTCACCACGGCGTCCACGCCGTCGGGGTCTCCATCTCCACCGAGCAGGTCGCCCTGGCCCGCCACCGGGTCGCCGAGGCCGGTCTGGACGACCGGATCGAGATCCGCCTCCAGGACTACCGAGAGATCCCCGACGGCCCCTTCGACGCCGTCTCCAGCGTCGGCATGGCCGAGCACGTCGGCGCCGCCCAATACCTGGCCTACGCGACCCACCTCTACGAGCTGCTGACCCCCGGCGGCCGCCTGCTCAACCACCAGATCGCCCGCCGCCCCACCCCGCCCGGCGAGGACTACCGGCCCAGCCCCTTCATCGACCGCTACGTCTTCCCCGACGGCGAGCTCTCCCCCGTCGGCACCACCGTCTCGCTCCTGGAGGAGTCCGGCTTCGAGGTCCGCGACGTCGAGTCGCTGCGCGAGCACTACGGCCTCACCCTTCGCGAGTGGGTCGCCAACCTCGAAGCGCACTGGCCCGAGGCCGTCCGGCTGGCCGGCCGCGGCCGCGCCCGGGTCTGGCGCCTCTACATGGCCGCCTCCGCCCTCGCCTTCGAGCAGAACCGCATCGGCATCAACCAGGTCCTCGCCGTCCACCCCGGCCCCGACGGCGCCAGCGGGCTGCCCGCGACCCGCGCCCAGTGGCTCGCCGCCCCCGCTGATCTGCACCGCTCGGCGGGCCCCGCCGATACGGATTTGGGAGATCGGCCATCGGTCCGCTAA
- the pknB gene encoding Stk1 family PASTA domain-containing Ser/Thr kinase, with product MEEPRRLGGRYELGGVLGRGGMAEVYLGHDTRLGRSVAVKTLRADMARDPSFQARFRREAQSAASLNHPAIVAVYDTGEDYIDGISIPYIVMEYVEGSTLRELLHSGRRLLPERALEMTIGILQALEYSHRAGIVHRDIKPANVMLTRQGNVKVMDFGIARAMGDAGMTMTQTSAVIGTAQYLSPEQAKGETVDARSDLYSTGCLLYELLTVRPPFVGDSPVAVAYQHVREEAQPPSAYDPEVRPEVDAIVLKALAKERDYRYQSADEMRDDIERFLDGLPVAAAQQAAYGMGAAGYGYGYDQNGGQYDPYGQTNVLPQQGAAGPTTMLPQVGNQQQGYGYDTADHGSGGSGGGYDDSYGGGGGRRRDDQPKKNNTSWIILAVAAVLVLVGAFFVVQAMVKSGDSAGDKTTVPNLVGKTLTEAQTAARAQNASLKVEAGDPTACPEAKIQKDQVCTQDQAAGTQVSASSTIKVHLSSGPAEATVPDVTGQTKDAATATLQKAGFTVTTTYQNDDKVDQEKVVSQSPTGKAAAGATINLVISSGQQKVAVPNVVGQQQDAASQALTDAGFTPQVKTAPVTDAAKIGQVIDQTPKNATAKKGTTVTITVGKQADKVQVPDLKGKTVKEATAQLKALGLTWTFGGAGGSDNNVVINTAPGPNNLVDANSSVQLFTGFGKPGDATTPPN from the coding sequence ATGGAAGAGCCTCGTCGCCTCGGCGGCAGGTACGAGCTCGGCGGCGTCCTAGGACGCGGCGGCATGGCCGAGGTCTACCTCGGGCATGACACCCGGCTCGGCCGCTCGGTCGCCGTGAAGACCCTCCGCGCCGACATGGCCCGCGACCCCTCCTTCCAGGCCCGCTTCCGCCGCGAGGCCCAGTCCGCGGCGTCCCTCAACCACCCCGCCATCGTCGCCGTGTACGACACCGGCGAGGACTACATCGACGGCATCTCCATCCCGTACATCGTGATGGAGTACGTCGAGGGCTCCACCCTGCGCGAACTGCTGCACTCCGGCCGCCGGCTGCTGCCCGAGCGCGCCCTGGAGATGACCATCGGCATCCTCCAGGCCCTGGAGTACTCGCACCGGGCCGGCATCGTCCACCGCGACATCAAGCCCGCCAACGTCATGCTCACCCGCCAGGGCAACGTCAAGGTCATGGACTTCGGCATCGCCCGCGCCATGGGCGACGCCGGCATGACGATGACCCAGACCTCCGCGGTCATCGGCACCGCCCAGTACCTCTCCCCCGAGCAGGCCAAGGGCGAGACCGTCGACGCCCGCTCCGACCTGTACTCCACCGGCTGCCTGCTCTACGAGCTGCTCACCGTGCGCCCGCCGTTCGTCGGCGACTCCCCGGTGGCGGTGGCCTACCAGCACGTCCGCGAGGAGGCCCAGCCGCCGTCCGCGTACGACCCCGAGGTCCGCCCCGAGGTCGACGCGATCGTGCTCAAGGCCCTCGCCAAGGAGCGCGACTACCGGTACCAGTCCGCCGACGAGATGCGCGACGACATCGAGCGCTTCCTCGACGGCCTCCCGGTCGCCGCCGCCCAGCAGGCCGCCTACGGCATGGGCGCGGCCGGCTACGGCTACGGCTACGACCAGAACGGCGGCCAGTACGACCCGTACGGCCAGACCAACGTGCTGCCCCAGCAGGGCGCGGCCGGCCCGACCACCATGCTCCCGCAGGTCGGCAACCAGCAGCAGGGGTACGGCTACGACACCGCCGACCACGGCTCGGGCGGCTCCGGCGGCGGGTACGACGACAGCTACGGCGGGGGCGGCGGCCGCCGCCGCGACGACCAGCCGAAGAAGAACAACACCTCCTGGATCATCCTGGCAGTCGCCGCCGTCCTGGTCCTGGTCGGCGCCTTCTTCGTGGTCCAGGCGATGGTCAAGAGCGGCGACTCGGCCGGCGACAAGACCACCGTGCCCAACCTGGTCGGCAAGACCCTCACCGAGGCCCAGACCGCCGCCCGCGCGCAGAACGCGAGCCTCAAGGTCGAGGCCGGCGACCCGACCGCCTGCCCCGAAGCCAAGATCCAGAAGGACCAGGTCTGCACCCAGGACCAGGCCGCCGGCACCCAGGTCTCCGCCAGCTCCACCATCAAGGTGCACCTGTCCTCCGGCCCGGCCGAGGCCACCGTCCCGGACGTCACCGGACAGACCAAGGACGCCGCCACCGCCACCCTGCAGAAGGCCGGCTTCACCGTCACCACGACCTACCAGAACGACGACAAGGTCGACCAGGAGAAGGTCGTCTCGCAGAGCCCGACCGGCAAGGCCGCGGCGGGCGCCACCATCAACCTGGTCATCTCCTCCGGCCAGCAGAAGGTCGCCGTCCCCAACGTCGTCGGCCAGCAGCAGGACGCCGCCAGCCAGGCCCTCACCGACGCCGGCTTCACCCCCCAGGTGAAGACCGCCCCGGTCACCGACGCCGCCAAGATCGGCCAGGTCATCGACCAGACGCCGAAGAACGCCACGGCGAAGAAGGGCACCACGGTCACCATCACCGTCGGCAAGCAGGCCGACAAGGTGCAGGTCCCCGACCTCAAGGGCAAGACCGTCAAGGAGGCCACCGCCCAGCTCAAGGCCCTCGGCCTGACCTGGACCTTCGGCGGCGCCGGCGGCAGCGACAACAACGTCGTCATCAACACCGCCCCCGGCCCGAACAACCTGGTCGACGCCAACTCGAGCGTCCAGCTGTTCACCGGCTTCGGGAAGCCCGGCGACGCCACCACGCCGCCGAACTGA
- a CDS encoding penicillin-binding protein 2 has product MNKPIRRVAIFCLVLVLALMVRVNWVQGVQATAWANNPHNDRNKYDRYAYPRGNIIVGGQAITSSDKVNGLRYKYKRSWVDGPMYAPVTGWSSQSFDASQLEKLEDGILSGNDSRLFFRNTLDMLTGKPKQGGDVVTTINPKAQKAAFEGLGNRKGAAVAIDPRTGAILALVSTPSYDPGSFSGSSDADSKAWTDLNADPNKPMLNRALRETYPPGSTFKLVTAAAAFENGKFQSIDDRTDTPDPYVLPNTKTELKNSSDDEPCENATLKVAMDYSCNTVYGKIGADLGKDKMRAQAEKFGFNNDKLDVPIRPVTSVFPKASDPAGTAMDSIGQHDTRATPLQMAMVAAAIANNGTLMQPYLVQQERSATDVISNHTEHQLGQAVSPATAQKLQQLMESVVQNGTGKKAKIDGATVGGKTGTAQHGQDNAGLPFAWFMSYAKGGDGAQVAVAVVVEDGSQERNEISGGALAAPIAKAVMQAVLNK; this is encoded by the coding sequence GTGAACAAGCCCATCCGCCGCGTCGCGATCTTCTGCCTGGTGCTGGTCCTGGCCCTGATGGTGCGGGTCAACTGGGTGCAGGGCGTCCAGGCCACCGCCTGGGCGAACAACCCGCACAACGACCGCAACAAGTACGACCGCTACGCCTACCCGCGCGGCAACATCATCGTCGGCGGCCAGGCGATCACCAGCTCGGACAAGGTCAACGGCCTGCGCTACAAGTACAAGCGCTCCTGGGTCGACGGGCCGATGTACGCGCCGGTGACCGGGTGGTCCTCGCAGTCCTTCGACGCCAGCCAGCTGGAGAAGCTCGAGGACGGCATCCTCTCGGGCAACGACTCCCGGCTGTTCTTCCGCAACACCCTGGACATGCTCACCGGCAAGCCCAAGCAGGGCGGCGACGTGGTGACCACGATCAACCCGAAGGCGCAGAAGGCCGCCTTCGAGGGCCTGGGCAACCGCAAGGGCGCCGCGGTCGCCATCGACCCGCGCACCGGGGCGATCCTGGCGCTGGTCTCCACCCCCTCGTACGACCCGGGCAGCTTCTCCGGCAGCTCCGACGCGGACTCCAAGGCCTGGACCGACCTCAACGCGGACCCCAACAAGCCCATGCTCAACCGGGCGCTGCGCGAGACCTACCCGCCCGGCTCGACCTTCAAGCTGGTCACCGCGGCCGCCGCGTTCGAGAACGGCAAGTTCCAGTCGATCGACGACAGGACCGACACCCCGGACCCGTACGTCCTGCCGAACACCAAGACCGAGCTGAAGAACTCCAGCGACGACGAGCCCTGCGAGAACGCCACGCTCAAGGTCGCCATGGACTACTCGTGCAACACGGTCTACGGCAAGATCGGCGCGGACCTGGGCAAGGACAAGATGCGCGCCCAGGCGGAGAAGTTCGGCTTCAACAACGACAAGCTGGACGTCCCGATCCGGCCGGTCACCAGCGTCTTCCCCAAGGCGTCCGACCCCGCCGGCACCGCGATGGACTCGATCGGCCAGCACGACACCCGGGCCACCCCGCTGCAGATGGCGATGGTCGCCGCCGCGATCGCCAACAACGGCACCCTGATGCAGCCGTACCTGGTGCAGCAGGAGCGCTCGGCCACCGACGTGATCTCCAACCACACCGAGCACCAGCTCGGCCAGGCCGTCTCGCCCGCCACCGCGCAGAAGCTCCAGCAGCTGATGGAGAGCGTGGTGCAGAACGGAACCGGCAAGAAGGCCAAGATCGACGGCGCCACGGTGGGCGGCAAGACCGGTACCGCCCAGCACGGCCAGGACAACGCGGGCCTGCCCTTCGCCTGGTTCATGTCGTACGCCAAGGGCGGCGACGGCGCCCAGGTCGCGGTCGCGGTGGTGGTCGAGGACGGCTCGCAGGAGCGCAACGAGATCAGCGGCGGGGCCCTGGCCGCGCCGATCGCCAAGGCCGTGATGCAGGCCGTGCTGAACAAGTAG
- a CDS encoding DUF881 domain-containing protein, translating to MPNSTIPPQPGPPRPRRIRIVGPALTCAVFALAGLLFYISGQTAKGTDLRTDNSLLKLSDVIRQRSTQNQQLEQQVGEDQERADRLAQQQGQSPLEAARLDALEQAAGMDPLRGPGLTVTLNDAPPNATARIPGVPEPGVNDLVIHQQDIQAVVNALWRGGAEGIQVMDQRLIATSAVRCVGNTLLLQGRVYSPPYVIKAVGRTDQLKAAVDADPTIRNYLGYVTAYGLGWKVQESGDLTVPGYAGSVDLRYATPVQ from the coding sequence GTGCCGAATTCCACGATTCCCCCCCAGCCCGGCCCTCCGCGCCCCCGAAGGATCCGAATTGTCGGACCTGCCCTGACCTGCGCCGTCTTCGCACTCGCCGGACTGCTCTTCTACATCAGCGGTCAGACCGCGAAGGGCACCGATCTGCGGACCGACAACTCGCTGCTGAAGCTGAGCGACGTGATACGGCAGCGGTCCACCCAGAACCAGCAGCTCGAGCAGCAGGTCGGCGAGGACCAGGAGCGGGCCGACCGGCTGGCCCAGCAGCAGGGGCAGAGCCCGTTGGAGGCCGCCCGGCTGGACGCCCTGGAGCAGGCCGCCGGGATGGACCCGCTGCGCGGCCCAGGTCTGACCGTGACCCTCAACGACGCCCCGCCGAACGCCACCGCCCGCATCCCCGGGGTGCCCGAGCCCGGCGTCAACGACCTGGTCATCCACCAGCAGGACATCCAGGCCGTGGTCAACGCGCTGTGGCGGGGCGGCGCCGAGGGGATCCAGGTGATGGACCAGCGGCTGATCGCCACCAGCGCGGTCCGCTGCGTGGGCAACACCCTGCTGCTCCAGGGCCGGGTCTACTCCCCGCCGTACGTGATCAAGGCGGTCGGGCGGACCGACCAGCTGAAGGCCGCGGTGGACGCGGACCCGACCATCCGGAACTACCTGGGCTACGTCACGGCCTACGGGCTGGGCTGGAAGGTCCAGGAGAGCGGCGACCTGACCGTCCCCGGCTACGCGGGCTCGGTCGACCTCAGGTACGCCACCCCCGTCCAGTGA
- a CDS encoding DUF6191 domain-containing protein, which yields MAVFWAMSLPGLVCALVVLAFVDQLALRARRARWIPWRGTGREGQVSSTGFEQLHAQFAAGKQAELEQRKTTLMLRDEEGEGAPPRTRVDLDGGVAVVPAPASIPGSDRPVGRSGGRS from the coding sequence ATGGCGGTGTTCTGGGCGATGAGTCTTCCCGGGCTGGTCTGCGCACTGGTGGTGCTGGCGTTCGTCGACCAGCTCGCGCTGAGGGCTCGCCGGGCCCGGTGGATCCCGTGGCGCGGGACGGGCCGGGAGGGGCAGGTGTCCTCGACCGGGTTCGAACAGTTGCACGCCCAGTTCGCGGCCGGCAAGCAGGCCGAGCTCGAGCAGCGGAAGACCACGCTGATGCTCCGGGACGAGGAGGGCGAGGGGGCGCCGCCGCGGACCAGGGTGGATCTGGACGGGGGAGTGGCGGTGGTGCCGGCACCGGCGTCAATCCCGGGTTCGGATCGGCCGGTTGGACGCAGTGGTGGCCGCTCTTGA
- the crgA gene encoding cell division protein CrgA codes for MPKSRLRKKSDYTPPTGSPTAVKISSGRGWVAPLMLALFLIGLVWIVTYYVTSGTWPVQAWGNWNILAGFGFIAAGFGVSTQWK; via the coding sequence GTGCCGAAGTCTCGACTCCGCAAGAAGTCCGACTACACCCCGCCGACCGGATCGCCGACGGCGGTGAAGATCAGTTCCGGGCGCGGCTGGGTCGCCCCGCTGATGCTGGCGCTGTTCCTGATCGGCCTGGTCTGGATCGTCACCTACTACGTGACCAGTGGCACCTGGCCGGTCCAGGCCTGGGGCAACTGGAACATCCTGGCCGGGTTCGGCTTCATCGCCGCGGGCTTCGGCGTCTCCACCCAGTGGAAGTAG
- a CDS encoding class E sortase: protein MESVGDGRVGRRRSAGAVGVVGELLITFGLVLALFVGYSLWWTDVVAEGAAGKAGERLRQGWAAQPPPGPSESGRPVPEARSFTPGSGIGFLRVPALGRDFEVLIRMGTGPEVLDAGAAGVYEEPYEAAMPWAASGNFALAAHRDGHGAKFHDLDRLRPGDAVAVETVDRWFVYRVAGTLEQTSKYDTGIVAPVPKGSPFTGPGRYITLTTCTPVYTSRYRMAVFGELVREEPVDARRSLPAELR, encoded by the coding sequence ATGGAATCGGTCGGGGACGGGCGGGTCGGCCGGCGGAGGTCCGCCGGGGCGGTCGGGGTGGTCGGCGAGCTGCTGATCACCTTCGGCCTGGTGCTGGCGCTCTTCGTCGGGTACTCGCTGTGGTGGACCGACGTGGTCGCCGAGGGCGCCGCCGGGAAGGCGGGGGAGCGGCTGCGGCAGGGCTGGGCGGCGCAGCCGCCGCCCGGGCCGTCGGAGTCCGGCCGCCCGGTGCCGGAGGCCCGGAGCTTCACGCCGGGGTCGGGGATCGGCTTCCTGCGGGTGCCGGCGCTGGGCAGGGACTTCGAGGTGCTGATCCGGATGGGCACCGGGCCGGAGGTCCTCGACGCGGGCGCGGCCGGGGTGTACGAGGAGCCGTACGAGGCGGCGATGCCCTGGGCGGCGAGCGGCAACTTCGCGTTGGCAGCGCATCGGGACGGGCACGGCGCGAAGTTCCACGACCTGGACCGGCTGAGGCCGGGCGACGCGGTGGCGGTGGAGACGGTGGACCGCTGGTTCGTGTACCGGGTGGCGGGGACGCTGGAGCAGACCTCGAAGTACGACACCGGGATCGTCGCGCCGGTGCCGAAGGGGTCGCCGTTCACCGGGCCGGGGCGGTACATCACGCTGACCACCTGCACGCCGGTGTACACCTCGCGCTACCGGATGGCGGTCTTCGGCGAGCTGGTCCGGGAGGAGCCGGTGGACGCCCGGCGCAGTCTCCCGGCCGAGCTGCGCTGA
- a CDS encoding DUF5324 family protein produces the protein MDTARETAGRTKDAIAPYAATAKDAALHYADEAKHLIGPKLEALGPKAASAGVQARTGASNAAQAARVQYAKHVAPRLENAFTSLPPETQKATLKAVHRAQEAALAAKLSATQAAGQARSTVVPKVADAYNGAVESVTPYAQEAQARGAAALTALQGHVSAAEISELAAKNIKKENHHRSGWATGLAVAGTIAIGTGVLAWQWYRKQNNPEWLVEPPVPAADTATGSGTATGSGSGSGGLNGGGSGAHASASSDAPAGSATGTPVGDAVMNGSAPRPTAEEGPKDSPGPEPDAAKPAAPASDDRPKPHDPRKPH, from the coding sequence ATGGATACAGCGCGCGAGACCGCAGGACGGACGAAGGACGCCATCGCGCCCTACGCCGCCACCGCCAAGGACGCCGCACTGCACTACGCGGACGAGGCCAAGCACCTGATCGGCCCCAAGCTGGAGGCGCTCGGCCCGAAGGCGGCATCCGCCGGCGTCCAGGCCCGCACCGGCGCCTCCAACGCCGCCCAGGCCGCCCGGGTGCAGTACGCCAAGCACGTCGCCCCGCGCCTGGAGAACGCCTTCACCAGCCTGCCCCCGGAGACCCAGAAGGCCACCCTGAAGGCCGTGCACCGGGCCCAGGAGGCCGCGCTCGCCGCCAAGCTCTCCGCCACCCAGGCCGCCGGCCAGGCCCGCTCCACCGTGGTCCCCAAGGTCGCCGACGCCTACAACGGCGCCGTCGAGTCGGTCACCCCCTACGCCCAGGAGGCGCAGGCCCGCGGCGCCGCCGCCCTGACCGCGCTCCAGGGGCACGTCAGCGCCGCCGAGATCAGCGAGCTGGCCGCCAAGAACATCAAGAAGGAGAACCACCACCGCAGCGGCTGGGCCACCGGCCTCGCGGTGGCTGGCACCATCGCCATCGGCACCGGCGTGCTCGCCTGGCAGTGGTACCGCAAGCAGAACAACCCCGAGTGGCTGGTCGAGCCGCCGGTGCCGGCCGCCGACACCGCCACGGGCTCCGGTACCGCCACCGGCTCCGGCTCCGGCTCCGGAGGGCTGAACGGTGGCGGCAGCGGCGCCCACGCCTCCGCCTCGTCCGACGCCCCGGCCGGGAGCGCCACCGGCACACCGGTCGGCGACGCCGTGATGAACGGCTCCGCCCCGCGCCCCACGGCCGAGGAGGGCCCGAAGGACTCTCCCGGCCCCGAGCCCGACGCCGCCAAGCCCGCCGCACCGGCCTCCGACGACCGGCCCAAGCCGCACGACCCGCGCAAGCCGCACTGA
- a CDS encoding DUF3566 domain-containing protein — MPPRPAEHPAASTSLMPPVASAAQQGGGGTHGAGFSAVPPSPATPPAPPSTPPAAGSGGFSQPTTYGANGQPTPARGTRTDGARSEGSGRRPAATPPAAAGRTRRARLRVTKVDPWSVMKVSFLLSLAVGVIIIVASAVLWMVLNGLGVFDSLSSTLTDVTGNDSGGGFKLMDYIGFGRVFMFTTLIAVVDVVLMTALATLSAFIYNTAAGFAGGVELTLAEED; from the coding sequence GTGCCCCCGCGTCCGGCCGAGCACCCCGCCGCGTCCACGTCGCTGATGCCGCCGGTGGCCTCGGCCGCCCAGCAGGGCGGCGGCGGGACGCACGGCGCGGGGTTCAGCGCCGTCCCGCCGAGCCCGGCCACCCCGCCGGCGCCGCCGAGCACGCCGCCGGCCGCCGGGTCGGGAGGCTTCTCCCAGCCCACCACCTACGGCGCCAACGGCCAGCCGACGCCGGCCCGCGGCACCCGCACCGACGGTGCCCGCAGCGAGGGCAGCGGCCGCCGCCCCGCCGCCACTCCCCCGGCCGCCGCCGGGCGCACCCGCCGGGCCCGGCTGCGGGTCACCAAGGTCGACCCGTGGTCGGTGATGAAGGTCAGCTTCCTGCTGTCCCTCGCCGTCGGCGTGATCATCATCGTGGCCTCGGCCGTCCTGTGGATGGTCCTCAACGGCCTCGGCGTCTTCGACTCGCTCAGCTCCACCCTGACCGACGTCACCGGCAACGACAGCGGCGGCGGCTTCAAGCTGATGGACTACATCGGCTTCGGCCGGGTGTTCATGTTCACCACGCTGATCGCCGTGGTCGACGTGGTGCTGATGACCGCGTTGGCCACCCTGTCGGCGTTCATCTACAACACCGCCGCGGGCTTCGCCGGCGGCGTCGAGCTGACCCTCGCCGAGGAGGACTGA
- a CDS encoding class E sortase, with the protein MTALRPEGGAQGGTGDHDGWGVYEPAEPEQDDRTMRLRLPAPATAQEPPDSRSERRRAEKARALGPGPGRRRAAGRGGAARVRPKERARVVAARLVGELFITLGVVMLLFVSYQLWWTNVQADQQADAAGQQLEQQWNGQQQPTAAPGAPGAKPAGTFEPGQGFAIIHIPKLGLKYPVAEGTQKQQVLDKGLVGHYTGTAMPADAAGNFAVAAHRTTHGQPFRKIGQLAPGDLIVVETATAYYTYKVAGGIPETPPTNVGVIQPVPKGSPFTRPGRYITLTTCTPEFSARGRLIVFGSMTEERPRSQGQPDALTGRQ; encoded by the coding sequence GTGACCGCGCTACGGCCCGAGGGGGGCGCGCAGGGCGGCACCGGCGACCATGACGGCTGGGGCGTGTACGAGCCGGCCGAGCCGGAGCAGGACGACCGGACGATGCGGCTGCGGCTGCCCGCACCGGCCACGGCCCAGGAGCCGCCGGACAGCAGGTCGGAGCGGCGCCGGGCGGAGAAGGCCAGGGCGCTGGGCCCGGGCCCGGGCCGCCGCCGGGCCGCCGGTCGCGGCGGCGCGGCGCGGGTGCGTCCCAAGGAGCGCGCGCGGGTGGTGGCCGCCCGGCTGGTGGGCGAGCTGTTCATCACGCTGGGCGTGGTGATGCTGCTGTTCGTCTCGTACCAGCTCTGGTGGACCAACGTGCAGGCCGATCAGCAGGCCGACGCGGCGGGGCAGCAGCTGGAGCAGCAGTGGAACGGCCAGCAGCAGCCGACCGCGGCGCCGGGCGCGCCCGGCGCCAAGCCGGCCGGGACGTTCGAGCCGGGCCAGGGCTTCGCCATCATCCACATCCCGAAGCTGGGGCTGAAGTACCCGGTCGCGGAGGGCACCCAGAAGCAGCAGGTGCTCGACAAGGGCCTGGTGGGCCACTACACGGGTACCGCGATGCCGGCCGACGCGGCGGGGAACTTCGCGGTGGCCGCGCACCGGACGACGCACGGTCAGCCGTTCCGCAAGATCGGCCAGTTGGCGCCGGGGGACCTGATCGTGGTGGAGACCGCGACGGCGTACTACACGTACAAGGTGGCGGGCGGGATCCCGGAGACGCCGCCGACCAACGTCGGGGTGATCCAGCCGGTGCCGAAGGGGTCGCCGTTCACCCGACCGGGTCGGTACATCACGTTGACGACATGCACGCCGGAGTTCAGTGCCCGGGGTCGGCTGATCGTCTTTGGCAGTATGACCGAGGAACGGCCGAGGAGTCAGGGACAGCCGGACGCGCTGACCGGCCGTCAGTGA
- a CDS encoding DLW-39 family protein, whose translation MKKLLLVALVALGGFFVYRQVQADKAEQDLWTEATDPVPAGR comes from the coding sequence GTGAAGAAGCTTCTCCTGGTCGCCCTGGTCGCCCTCGGCGGCTTCTTTGTCTACCGTCAGGTCCAGGCGGACAAGGCCGAGCAGGACCTGTGGACCGAGGCCACCGACCCGGTCCCGGCCGGCCGCTGA